In Maridesulfovibrio sp., the following proteins share a genomic window:
- a CDS encoding response regulator, whose protein sequence is MAHIIVLDDVVDAGILLKRILERKGHEVSVFSEEEEALAFLDGSGVELAILDIKLKKMTGVEVLEEMKKILPELKVIMLTGYPTLETARESLKHGANEYCVKPIDKEELEAKVAGVLDL, encoded by the coding sequence ATGGCACATATTATTGTTCTCGATGATGTTGTGGATGCAGGCATACTCCTCAAGCGGATTTTGGAGCGCAAGGGGCATGAGGTAAGTGTTTTTTCTGAAGAGGAAGAGGCTCTGGCATTTTTGGATGGTAGTGGTGTTGAGCTGGCTATCCTTGATATAAAGCTTAAGAAGATGACCGGAGTGGAAGTTCTTGAAGAGATGAAAAAGATTCTGCCGGAACTGAAAGTGATTATGCTGACTGGATACCCCACTCTTGAAACTGCCCGCGAGTCCCTGAAACACGGGGCCAATGAGTATTGTGTGAAGCCTATTGATAAAGAAGAGCTTGAGGCAAAGGTTGCCGGGGTACTGGATCTTTAA
- a CDS encoding sodium-dependent transporter, translating to MQKRETWGSRSGFILAAVGSAIGLGNIWRFPYMVYENGGGAFLIPYFVAMLAAGIPFMILEFGLGKKFKGSAPKIFSSISKKWEWLGWWQVVVSFIIASYYVVVIAWAINYIGLSFTQGWGAAPKDFFFGNFLGLTDSPMNMGNVQGSIFLATAAAWAFTFLALFTGVKAGIERVNKIFMPLLFLLVFIFIGRGLMLPGAMDGLNWLFKPDFAAIMDGKVWADAFGQIFFSLSIGFGIMLSYSSYLPKDSDINNNACMTVFINCGFSIISGIMIFSVLGYMAQQQGVPISEVAGAGVGLAFITIPTAINLMPAPVFFGVLFFAALVVAGLSSMISINEVITSSVIDKFGVSRKKAVSICCSLGFLVSIVFTTGGGLLLLDIVDHFVNNFGILIGGFIEIVFIAWFCNLDEMRVHINKTSEITVGFMWMNSLRFVVPAMLGFMIVTNFVGDISKNYGGYSNTAIVAFGWAILALCLAVGFALSSRENAFANVSSTNSDFLKRR from the coding sequence ATGCAAAAAAGAGAAACTTGGGGTTCCCGTTCCGGCTTTATTCTTGCCGCGGTGGGCTCTGCAATCGGGCTGGGTAACATCTGGCGTTTTCCCTACATGGTTTATGAAAACGGCGGTGGAGCATTCCTCATCCCCTACTTTGTAGCAATGCTTGCTGCGGGTATCCCATTTATGATCCTCGAATTCGGCCTCGGCAAAAAATTCAAGGGTTCAGCGCCAAAAATTTTCTCATCCATTTCCAAAAAATGGGAATGGCTCGGCTGGTGGCAGGTAGTGGTATCTTTTATCATTGCCTCTTATTATGTTGTAGTTATCGCATGGGCGATAAACTACATCGGCCTCTCCTTTACCCAAGGATGGGGTGCAGCACCCAAGGATTTCTTCTTCGGGAACTTCCTGGGCCTGACCGATTCTCCCATGAATATGGGTAACGTGCAGGGCTCCATCTTCCTGGCAACAGCCGCTGCATGGGCATTCACCTTTCTTGCCCTCTTTACCGGAGTTAAAGCCGGTATCGAAAGGGTCAACAAGATCTTCATGCCCCTTCTCTTCCTGCTTGTGTTTATCTTTATCGGCCGGGGACTTATGCTTCCCGGGGCCATGGATGGACTGAACTGGCTATTCAAACCCGACTTTGCCGCCATCATGGATGGTAAAGTGTGGGCTGACGCATTCGGTCAGATATTCTTCAGCCTTTCCATCGGTTTCGGTATCATGCTGTCCTACTCCAGCTATCTGCCGAAAGACTCCGACATCAACAACAACGCCTGCATGACTGTATTCATCAACTGCGGATTCAGCATAATTTCCGGTATCATGATTTTCAGCGTGCTCGGCTACATGGCCCAGCAGCAGGGTGTTCCCATCAGTGAAGTTGCCGGAGCTGGCGTAGGCCTTGCCTTCATCACCATACCGACAGCTATCAACCTGATGCCAGCACCTGTTTTCTTCGGCGTGCTCTTCTTCGCTGCACTGGTTGTTGCCGGTCTTTCCTCCATGATTTCAATCAACGAAGTTATTACTTCTTCTGTTATTGATAAATTCGGTGTTTCCCGTAAGAAAGCCGTATCAATATGTTGTTCACTCGGATTTCTGGTCAGCATTGTCTTCACAACCGGTGGCGGTCTCCTGCTGCTCGATATCGTTGACCACTTTGTAAACAACTTCGGTATCCTTATCGGCGGTTTCATTGAAATCGTATTTATCGCATGGTTCTGCAACCTTGATGAAATGCGCGTTCACATTAATAAAACCTCTGAAATTACCGTTGGTTTCATGTGGATGAACAGCCTGCGCTTCGTAGTTCCGGCTATGCTCGGTTTCATGATCGTTACCAACTTCGTCGGTGACATTTCCAAAAACTACGGCGGATACTCAAATACCGCTATCGTCGCTTTCGGCTGGGCAATTCTCGCTCTCTGCCTTGCTGTGGGATTTGCCCTTTCCAGCAGAGAAAACGCGTTTGCAAATGTTTCGTCCACCAACAGTGACTTCCTCAAAAGGAGATAG
- a CDS encoding MetS family NSS transporter small subunit: protein MTTSAIFMMLFGLGITWGGAIACFRIAFKNK from the coding sequence ATGACTACCAGCGCAATCTTCATGATGCTCTTCGGCCTAGGTATTACCTGGGGTGGGGCTATCGCCTGCTTCCGGATCGCTTTCAAAAACAAATAG
- a CDS encoding nitroreductase family protein: MDVFEAIYSRRSVRKFEDKPVSEEDIKDLLGAAMMAPSAGNQQPWQFIVVDDKEKRTAITKLNEHASMAEKAPVGILVCGDTSLEKYAGFWVQDCSAAIQNMLLAVHAKGLGAVWTGIYPLEDRVTGFQKLFNLPENVIPLGYIVIGHPGHASKKLDRYNEERVHRNSL, encoded by the coding sequence ATGGACGTATTTGAAGCGATTTATTCCCGTAGAAGTGTACGCAAGTTTGAAGATAAGCCTGTTTCCGAAGAAGACATAAAAGATCTCCTCGGAGCAGCAATGATGGCTCCCAGCGCAGGCAATCAGCAGCCCTGGCAGTTCATTGTTGTGGATGACAAAGAAAAGCGGACAGCAATTACCAAGCTCAATGAACATGCTTCCATGGCTGAAAAAGCCCCTGTCGGCATTCTTGTCTGCGGCGATACCAGCCTTGAAAAGTACGCCGGTTTCTGGGTGCAGGATTGTTCCGCAGCGATTCAGAATATGCTGCTGGCTGTACACGCCAAAGGGTTAGGCGCAGTCTGGACCGGGATATATCCCCTTGAAGACCGGGTTACAGGTTTTCAAAAACTATTCAACCTGCCCGAAAATGTAATTCCTCTTGGCTACATAGTAATAGGCCATCCCGGGCATGCATCCAAAAAACTGGACCGCTATAATGAAGAAAGGGTCCACCGTAACAGCTTATAG
- a CDS encoding dienelactone hydrolase family protein, whose protein sequence is MMEQFKIGHSHLDSELESILILPGGEGPFPSVLLFHEYSGLNTVIIGHARRLAANGYAVLAADFYGLKNRPATLDEAQVTHRIYRNDRLLMRERAAACFDVLKAQPQIDPFCIYALGFSFGGGVALELARSGAGLKGTVSVYGYLDTSHPASVGEIKCPLMAIHVNDDPVVPEEHARMFEAEMRVAEARYELIRLDNAHHGFANPEDNGFDPQLAEDMWGQVRGWMEKQNPGTNAPGF, encoded by the coding sequence ATGATGGAACAATTTAAAATAGGTCATAGCCATCTGGATAGTGAATTGGAGAGTATCCTGATTCTACCCGGCGGAGAAGGGCCGTTTCCTTCAGTGTTGCTTTTCCATGAATACTCAGGCCTTAATACAGTTATTATCGGTCATGCCCGTAGGTTGGCGGCCAATGGTTATGCAGTACTGGCAGCTGATTTCTATGGTCTAAAGAACAGGCCGGCTACGCTGGACGAAGCGCAGGTCACCCATCGTATTTACCGTAATGACCGTTTGCTTATGCGTGAAAGGGCTGCCGCCTGTTTTGATGTGCTCAAAGCACAGCCGCAAATTGATCCATTCTGCATTTATGCGCTTGGCTTTTCATTTGGTGGCGGGGTGGCTCTGGAGCTGGCCCGGTCAGGTGCTGGACTGAAAGGAACAGTTTCGGTGTACGGCTATCTTGATACCAGTCATCCTGCTTCAGTTGGTGAGATCAAATGTCCTTTGATGGCAATACATGTGAATGATGATCCCGTTGTTCCTGAGGAGCATGCGCGGATGTTCGAAGCGGAAATGCGTGTGGCAGAGGCGCGATATGAACTGATAAGATTGGACAATGCGCATCATGGGTTTGCCAACCCCGAGGACAATGGCTTTGATCCACAACTTGCTGAGGATATGTGGGGGCAGGTACGCGGGTGGATGGAGAAACAAAACCCCGGCACTAATGCGCCAGGGTTTTAG
- a CDS encoding cation diffusion facilitator family transporter, translated as MSESPRKYILYSIAASVLTMILKSWAWYVTDSVGLLSDALETLVNLSAALFAFATLTLALKPADENHAYGHGKAEYFSSGAEGMLILVAAVGIVYASIERFMSPSVPQNLGLGLGIALLSSAVNYGTARIMLKGAKIHDSITLEADARHLLTDVWTSIGLVAGLGIMLFTPDSWAFIDPLIAMVMAANIVFTGFSLIRKSYSGLMDNTLPREELVLIDSAIRGCGGENVLYHGLRTRKAGSQRFVDFHLLLSGETTIYESHKLCNEIEDCIKSDLNNCHVTIHVEPKEDDASYDCEETGGLCGSVIRFNEQFGDEE; from the coding sequence ATGTCGGAATCACCACGTAAGTATATTTTGTACTCAATTGCGGCTTCGGTTCTAACTATGATTTTAAAATCTTGGGCATGGTACGTGACTGATTCAGTTGGTTTGCTTTCGGATGCATTGGAAACACTAGTCAACTTGTCGGCGGCCCTTTTTGCTTTTGCTACCCTTACATTGGCCCTTAAGCCTGCGGATGAGAATCACGCCTACGGTCACGGAAAGGCGGAGTATTTTTCAAGCGGCGCCGAAGGGATGCTTATTCTTGTTGCTGCGGTTGGTATTGTTTATGCCTCAATTGAGAGGTTCATGAGTCCCTCAGTTCCGCAGAATCTTGGTCTGGGTCTGGGAATTGCGCTGCTTTCATCCGCTGTTAATTATGGTACAGCCAGGATAATGCTCAAGGGTGCCAAAATTCATGATTCAATTACCCTTGAAGCCGATGCAAGGCACTTACTGACTGACGTCTGGACCTCAATAGGGCTGGTGGCAGGATTAGGTATAATGTTATTCACTCCGGACTCATGGGCATTCATTGACCCCCTTATTGCCATGGTCATGGCCGCTAATATAGTATTTACCGGATTTTCGCTGATCAGAAAGTCTTATTCTGGACTGATGGATAATACTCTGCCGCGTGAAGAACTGGTGCTTATTGATTCGGCTATCCGTGGTTGCGGCGGGGAAAACGTGCTCTATCACGGTCTGCGAACGCGCAAGGCAGGCTCACAGCGATTTGTGGATTTTCATCTTTTGCTTTCCGGAGAAACTACAATCTATGAATCCCATAAGTTATGTAATGAGATTGAAGATTGTATTAAATCAGATTTGAATAACTGCCATGTAACCATTCATGTGGAGCCGAAAGAAGATGATGCATCATATGATTGCGAAGAGACAGGTGGACTTTGCGGTTCAGTGATCAGGTTCAACGAACAGTTCGGTGATGAAGAGTAG
- the sstT gene encoding serine/threonine transporter SstT has protein sequence MTQTSSIFKRITSGSLVVQIMIGIAAGIALATVAPEAAKSISLLGSLFVKGLKAVAPILVFVIVAASIANQKKGAHTNMRSIISLYLIGTFMAALVAVTMSFLMPTTLTLVATDTSATPPGGIAEVLNTLLFKIVDNPVNALYTGNFIGILAWALALGFFFQHASDSTKQVLNDLSDGVSGVVKMVIRFAPLGIFGLVSNTIATTGFEALAGYSHLIMVLLVSMGTIALVINPAIVWFKTRSNPYPLVFTCLRESGITAFFTRSSAANIPVNMELCEKLNLHEDTYSVSIPLGATVNMGGAAITITVMTLAAVHTLGIQVDLATALLLSLIASVSACGASGVAGGSLLLIPLACSLFGVPNEISMQVVAAGFIVGVIQDSAETALNSSTDVLFTAAADIAAKRGEAAVEAVKA, from the coding sequence ATGACTCAAACTTCCAGCATCTTTAAACGTATCACATCAGGCAGTCTGGTTGTACAAATCATGATCGGTATCGCGGCAGGTATCGCTCTGGCTACCGTTGCACCTGAAGCAGCAAAATCCATCAGCCTGCTTGGCTCCCTTTTTGTTAAAGGTCTGAAAGCAGTTGCACCTATTCTGGTTTTCGTAATTGTTGCAGCATCCATTGCAAACCAGAAAAAAGGCGCACACACCAACATGCGCTCCATTATTTCTCTGTATCTGATAGGAACCTTCATGGCAGCTTTAGTGGCTGTCACCATGAGCTTCCTCATGCCGACCACCCTTACACTTGTTGCGACAGATACTTCTGCAACCCCTCCAGGCGGCATTGCAGAAGTTTTGAACACCCTGCTCTTCAAGATCGTGGATAACCCGGTCAACGCACTCTACACCGGTAACTTCATCGGTATCCTCGCATGGGCGCTCGCTCTCGGCTTCTTTTTCCAACACGCAAGCGACAGCACCAAACAGGTTCTGAACGACCTCTCAGACGGTGTATCCGGCGTAGTTAAAATGGTCATCCGCTTTGCCCCCCTGGGTATCTTCGGACTCGTATCCAACACCATCGCAACAACCGGTTTTGAAGCCCTCGCAGGCTACAGCCATCTGATCATGGTCCTGCTCGTTTCCATGGGTACCATCGCTCTGGTTATCAACCCGGCTATCGTATGGTTCAAAACCAGAAGCAACCCCTATCCGCTGGTGTTCACCTGTCTGCGTGAAAGTGGTATCACCGCATTCTTTACCCGCAGCTCCGCAGCAAACATTCCGGTGAACATGGAACTTTGTGAAAAACTCAACCTGCATGAGGACACTTATTCCGTATCCATCCCTCTCGGCGCTACCGTAAACATGGGCGGTGCTGCGATCACCATCACTGTTATGACCCTCGCTGCCGTACATACTCTCGGAATTCAGGTTGATCTGGCTACTGCACTGCTGCTCAGCCTTATCGCTTCTGTTTCCGCTTGTGGTGCTTCCGGTGTTGCCGGCGGCTCCCTCCTGCTGATCCCTCTCGCATGTTCTCTGTTCGGCGTTCCCAACGAAATCTCCATGCAGGTTGTTGCTGCTGGTTTTATCGTCGGTGTAATTCAGGACTCCGCAGAAACTGCACTTAACAGCTCCACCGACGTTCTCTTCACCGCTGCTGCTGATATCGCAGCTAAACGCGGAGAAGCTGCAGTAGAAGCTGTAAAAGCTTAA
- a CDS encoding DEAD/DEAH box helicase translates to MGDQVVYHRVMEGTDPSFGQPRRPFSPTVNSVLGFRNIGQLYSHQAEATDYARAGRNVVVATPTASGKTLTYNLPVLEQCLRDPDSHALYLFPLKALAQDQLKTFNEMAALIPDHARPEAAIYDGDTSPYRRKKIRDTPPAVILTNPEMLHLSMLPYHEKWAPFLAGLTHIVVDEVHTYRGVMGSHMAMVFRRLLRICRYYGADPSFIFSSATVGNPAQLCHDLTGLEVNAITKSGAASGKRNYIFFNPVVSPYSAAIQLLKAGLARGLRTIVYTQSRKMTELISMWVNEKAGEYKDRISAYRAGFLPEERREIEQKMSSGELLAVISTSALELGIDIGGLDLCILVGYPGSVMATLQRGGRVGRSQRESAVILIGQEDALDQYFMRNPDDFFSRPAENAVLNPYNPVIMQRHLVCAAAELTLRDNDYLLRDGEIKKRVAELEQQGTLLRNKRGDEIYSTRKRPHRDVSLRGAGATMHIEDSANGTTIGTIDEVRAYSEAHEGAVYIHRGATYCIKELDLGAKKIKAAKERVGYYTKARKNKSTEILDVYSQKKVFGIVMRFGKLRVTEQVTGYEKRAVKGGKLLGIVPLDMPPVVFETQGLWMEISPEIKRRAEEDFIHFMGGIHAVEHAAIGILPLMVLTDRNDLGGISTPMHEQVDGPAVFIYDGIPGGAGLTMQAFEQAEELLERTLQIIVDCECELGCPTCVHSPKCGSGNRPIDKAAAIYVLENMVNGQPPEKIEDLSMELVPFGEEVKIEEKKKEPKNFGVIDVETRRSAQDVGGWNKAERMGISIAVLYDSTEDKFFEYEEEQIPEMMERVKKLDLIIGFNIERFDYKVLSGIHAFNYKGLPTLDLLIKVHERLGYRLKLDNIAQATINAAKSADGLQALEWWKEGRLDLITEYCKQDVAVTRDVYLFGKENGYVLFTNKEKKKVRLPVDW, encoded by the coding sequence ATGGGCGATCAGGTCGTCTATCACCGGGTGATGGAAGGCACAGATCCCAGCTTCGGTCAACCGCGCCGCCCTTTTTCCCCTACAGTAAACTCCGTACTCGGCTTCAGGAATATTGGACAGCTCTATTCCCACCAGGCCGAGGCGACCGATTACGCCCGCGCCGGACGCAATGTTGTTGTCGCTACGCCCACTGCCAGCGGAAAAACCCTTACCTACAACCTGCCCGTGCTGGAACAGTGCCTGCGCGATCCAGATTCACATGCTCTATACCTGTTTCCGCTCAAGGCTCTGGCACAGGATCAGCTTAAAACATTCAATGAAATGGCTGCATTGATTCCAGATCATGCCCGACCTGAAGCTGCAATCTATGACGGGGATACTTCTCCATACAGGCGCAAAAAAATACGAGACACTCCACCGGCAGTGATTCTTACCAATCCGGAAATGCTTCACCTTTCCATGCTGCCCTACCATGAAAAATGGGCGCCATTTCTGGCTGGATTGACTCATATAGTAGTAGATGAAGTGCATACCTACCGTGGGGTGATGGGTTCACATATGGCTATGGTTTTCCGCCGCCTGCTGCGTATCTGCCGATACTACGGAGCAGATCCCTCATTTATTTTCTCCTCGGCAACCGTGGGCAACCCCGCACAACTCTGCCACGATCTGACCGGACTGGAAGTAAACGCCATCACCAAGTCCGGCGCGGCAAGCGGCAAACGTAATTACATATTCTTTAATCCGGTTGTTTCCCCCTACAGCGCAGCCATACAGCTGCTCAAAGCCGGGCTGGCACGCGGTTTACGGACAATTGTCTACACCCAATCACGGAAAATGACCGAACTCATTTCCATGTGGGTCAATGAAAAGGCCGGGGAATACAAAGACCGCATCAGTGCCTATAGAGCCGGATTCCTGCCCGAAGAGCGGCGTGAGATAGAGCAGAAAATGTCATCCGGGGAATTGCTGGCGGTAATCTCCACCAGTGCGCTTGAACTGGGTATTGATATCGGCGGACTCGATCTATGCATTCTGGTGGGCTATCCCGGATCAGTAATGGCCACCTTGCAACGCGGTGGCCGTGTTGGTCGCAGCCAGCGCGAATCAGCTGTGATTCTTATCGGGCAGGAAGACGCCCTTGATCAATATTTTATGCGTAATCCGGACGATTTCTTTTCCCGTCCGGCGGAAAATGCCGTGCTGAATCCATACAACCCTGTAATCATGCAGCGTCACCTTGTCTGTGCCGCAGCTGAACTTACCCTGCGCGACAACGACTACCTGCTGCGCGACGGGGAAATCAAAAAGCGGGTTGCTGAACTCGAACAGCAAGGTACGCTGCTGCGCAATAAACGCGGAGATGAGATTTACTCCACCCGAAAACGCCCGCACCGAGATGTTTCCCTGCGTGGAGCCGGGGCTACCATGCATATTGAAGACTCTGCCAATGGAACGACCATCGGAACCATAGATGAAGTACGGGCCTATTCCGAGGCGCACGAAGGTGCAGTATATATCCACCGGGGAGCCACATACTGCATCAAGGAACTTGACCTCGGGGCAAAGAAAATCAAGGCCGCAAAAGAGCGGGTCGGGTACTATACAAAAGCCAGAAAAAACAAATCTACTGAAATACTGGATGTATATTCACAGAAGAAGGTCTTCGGTATTGTCATGCGTTTCGGGAAATTACGCGTAACCGAACAAGTAACAGGATACGAGAAACGTGCGGTCAAGGGCGGTAAATTACTCGGGATAGTACCGCTGGATATGCCCCCGGTTGTTTTTGAAACCCAAGGGCTGTGGATGGAAATTTCACCTGAAATCAAACGCAGGGCAGAAGAGGACTTTATCCATTTTATGGGCGGGATACATGCTGTAGAACATGCGGCCATTGGCATCCTGCCACTTATGGTTCTCACTGACCGCAACGACCTCGGTGGAATTTCGACTCCTATGCATGAACAGGTCGACGGCCCGGCAGTGTTCATCTACGACGGGATTCCAGGCGGAGCAGGTTTAACAATGCAGGCGTTTGAACAGGCCGAGGAACTCCTTGAACGCACTTTGCAGATTATTGTAGACTGTGAATGCGAACTTGGCTGCCCGACCTGCGTACATTCCCCTAAATGCGGGTCAGGCAACAGACCCATCGACAAGGCAGCGGCCATATACGTACTTGAAAATATGGTTAATGGACAACCACCGGAAAAAATAGAGGATTTATCTATGGAACTGGTCCCATTCGGAGAGGAAGTAAAAATAGAAGAAAAAAAGAAGGAACCTAAAAACTTCGGCGTTATTGATGTGGAAACCCGCCGTTCCGCTCAGGATGTCGGAGGGTGGAACAAAGCCGAACGTATGGGTATATCCATTGCGGTTCTCTATGATTCCACTGAGGACAAATTTTTTGAATATGAGGAAGAACAGATTCCTGAAATGATGGAGCGAGTCAAGAAACTTGATCTGATCATCGGCTTTAACATCGAACGCTTCGACTATAAGGTTCTCTCCGGTATTCATGCTTTCAACTACAAAGGTCTACCCACTCTGGACCTGCTTATCAAAGTCCATGAACGCCTTGGATACCGCCTTAAGCTGGATAACATTGCGCAGGCAACAATTAATGCCGCCAAGAGTGCTGATGGATTACAGGCTCTTGAGTGGTGGAAAGAAGGACGTTTGGATCTGATCACAGAATACTGCAAACAGGATGTGGCCGTAACCCGTGATGTATACCTGTTTGGCAAAGAGAACGGATACGTGCTATTTACTAACAAAGAGAAGAAAAAAGTAAGGTTACCTGTCGACTGGTAA